The proteins below come from a single Acidobacteriota bacterium genomic window:
- a CDS encoding single-stranded DNA-binding protein codes for MPIADKVAAAKKIGEFLQAVITHGGFKLKYRITVDPPIAEQREWEHPEILVEFAGPDSALLLERGGELLRSFELLGTEILRLQGNEHEKIWFDCKNFRSLRIEELQMAARTAAEKVRHTGEPYRFSPMSSRERRMVHLALREEKDLRTESDGEGGRRCVVVYPGDHKSTARPERPERRRIS; via the coding sequence ATGCCAATCGCCGACAAAGTCGCCGCCGCCAAGAAAATTGGAGAATTCCTCCAAGCCGTCATCACTCACGGCGGATTCAAACTCAAATACCGCATCACCGTCGATCCTCCCATCGCCGAACAGCGCGAATGGGAACATCCCGAAATCCTCGTCGAATTCGCCGGACCGGATTCCGCCCTGCTCCTCGAACGGGGAGGCGAACTCCTGCGCTCCTTCGAACTGCTGGGAACGGAAATCCTTCGCTTGCAAGGCAACGAGCACGAGAAGATTTGGTTCGACTGCAAAAACTTTCGCTCGCTGCGCATTGAGGAACTCCAGATGGCCGCTCGCACCGCCGCTGAAAAAGTTCGTCATACAGGTGAGCCCTATCGCTTTTCGCCGATGTCGTCGCGCGAGCGCCGCATGGTTCACCTCGCATTGCGCGAGGAAAAAGATTTGCGCACTGAGAGCGATGGCGAAGGCGGACGCCGCTGCGTAGTCGTCTATCCCGGAGACCACAAATCCACCGCCAGGCCCGAACGACCGGAACGCCGCCGCATCTCATGA
- the dnaA gene encoding chromosomal replication initiator protein DnaA, translating to MSVSSSAIIPNPWVRILDALEKKINRHSYDTWLKPTRYSHARDGVLFIRVPTAEFRSVGDKYADLIQEAIDNLGLEYQDVKFVTAEDDPSNTPIRHNGGLSMSGSGSQPQSASTSFQTQARFDWDSAAQLNPRYTFDAFVIGSGNQFAHAACQAVAERPSKAYNPLFLYGGVGMGKTHLMQAIGHEVKMRTPQASICYVSSEKFTNEMINSLRYDKMTSFRDKFRNVDVLLIDDIQFLAQKERTQEEFFHTFNALHESMKQIVIASDRPPKELAEVEDRLRSRFEWGLIADIQPPDLETKVAILQKKAEQEKVTLPTEVALFIASNIRSNVRELEGALIRLVAHSSLIGAEITLPYTQQVLKNFIDSQARRVTIESIQKAVAEQFGLRLVEIKAKNNSRSIVYPRQIAMYLSKHLTEASLPEIGRQFGGKHHTTVLHSVDKIEEVRKGDKDLNRLLNKLTEQLGA from the coding sequence ATGTCTGTTTCCAGTTCCGCCATCATCCCGAATCCGTGGGTGCGCATCCTCGATGCGCTCGAAAAGAAAATCAATCGGCACTCCTACGACACCTGGCTGAAGCCGACCCGCTATAGTCATGCCAGAGATGGAGTGCTCTTCATCCGTGTTCCCACCGCTGAATTCCGTAGCGTGGGCGACAAGTACGCCGACCTCATTCAGGAAGCCATCGACAATCTCGGCCTCGAATATCAGGATGTAAAGTTCGTGACTGCCGAAGACGATCCTTCGAACACGCCGATTCGCCACAACGGCGGCCTTTCAATGTCCGGCTCCGGATCACAGCCCCAGTCTGCCTCCACTTCCTTCCAGACTCAGGCCCGCTTTGACTGGGACAGCGCCGCGCAACTGAACCCGCGCTACACTTTCGACGCTTTCGTCATTGGCAGCGGCAACCAGTTTGCCCACGCCGCCTGCCAGGCTGTCGCCGAGCGCCCGTCCAAGGCTTACAACCCGCTCTTCCTGTACGGGGGCGTTGGCATGGGCAAGACCCACCTGATGCAGGCCATCGGACACGAAGTCAAAATGCGCACGCCGCAAGCGTCCATCTGCTACGTCTCCAGCGAGAAGTTCACCAACGAGATGATCAACTCGCTGCGCTACGACAAGATGACCAGCTTCCGCGACAAGTTCCGCAACGTGGACGTCCTGCTCATCGACGACATCCAGTTCCTCGCGCAGAAGGAACGCACGCAGGAAGAGTTCTTCCACACCTTCAACGCTCTGCACGAATCCATGAAGCAGATCGTGATCGCCAGCGACCGCCCGCCAAAAGAACTGGCGGAAGTAGAAGACCGCTTGCGCAGCCGCTTCGAGTGGGGACTGATCGCCGATATCCAGCCTCCCGACCTCGAGACCAAGGTTGCCATCCTGCAAAAGAAAGCCGAGCAGGAGAAGGTCACGCTGCCGACCGAAGTCGCGCTCTTCATCGCCTCCAACATCCGCTCGAACGTTCGCGAGTTGGAAGGCGCTCTGATCCGCCTGGTCGCGCACTCGTCCTTGATCGGCGCCGAGATCACTCTGCCCTACACCCAGCAGGTGCTGAAGAATTTCATCGACTCACAAGCACGTAGAGTGACCATTGAGTCCATCCAGAAGGCCGTAGCGGAACAGTTCGGTCTGCGCCTGGTTGAGATCAAGGCAAAAAACAATTCGCGCTCGATCGTCTACCCACGGCAGATTGCGATGTACCTTTCCAAGCATCTGACCGAAGCTTCGCTCCCCGAGATCGGACGCCAGTTCGGCGGTAAGCACCACACCACCGTTCTGCACTCGGTCGACAAGATCGAAGAAGTCCGCAAAGGCGATAAAGATTTAAACAGGCTGCTCAATAAATTGACCGAGCAGTTGGGCGCATGA
- the yidD gene encoding membrane protein insertion efficiency factor YidD: protein MKTLALWTLRSYKQWISPLLPPSCRYVPTCSEYAIEAVDRFGILRGGFIAIARLLRCHPFVKGGYDPVPSDSQPGHWHHHALQTTNDERPAT, encoded by the coding sequence ATGAAGACACTGGCACTCTGGACGCTGCGCTCGTACAAACAGTGGATTTCACCGCTGCTGCCGCCCTCGTGCCGCTACGTGCCGACCTGTTCCGAGTACGCCATCGAAGCCGTCGACCGGTTCGGAATCCTGCGTGGTGGTTTCATCGCGATCGCGAGATTACTGCGCTGCCACCCCTTTGTAAAAGGTGGATACGACCCAGTCCCGTCGGATTCTCAACCCGGACACTGGCATCATCACGCCCTGCAAACGACGAACGACGAACGACCAGCGACGTAA
- a CDS encoding DNA polymerase III subunit beta: MEITISKFELLRELTATQGVVERKTTIPILSNYLFEAAADKLQLTATDLDLSLRTACNAKVKKEGACTIPARKLYDYVKLLPDADITIKLLENHWVSIRCGRSNTKMVGMARSNFPALPVFPTAGVIKIPTAVLRSMISKTGFAIAHEESRYTLNGALMVLKSESITMVATDGHRLAHIERAGEKFDGVSGEMKTLIPKKAMDELKTLLDSTDAETIDFAKDESTLYFRVGQRLLTSRQLTGQFPNYEAVLPKEITKSISVPGAELGAAISRVAQFADERSHAVRLRLEKDELKLSASSTDSGESEDSIEVAYAGDPVTIGFNAQYLIDFIKATGSTEVKLELKDAQSAGQFRPAEGDDYKYRYIVMPMRI, from the coding sequence ATGGAAATCACCATCAGCAAATTTGAGTTGCTGCGTGAGCTGACCGCAACCCAGGGCGTCGTGGAGCGCAAGACTACGATCCCCATTCTCTCCAACTACCTCTTCGAAGCCGCCGCGGACAAACTGCAACTCACCGCCACCGATCTCGACCTGAGCCTGCGCACCGCCTGTAACGCGAAAGTAAAAAAAGAAGGCGCCTGCACCATCCCCGCGCGCAAGCTTTACGACTACGTAAAACTTCTTCCCGACGCCGACATCACCATCAAACTGCTCGAGAATCACTGGGTCAGCATCCGCTGTGGACGATCCAATACGAAAATGGTCGGCATGGCGCGCTCGAATTTTCCCGCGCTGCCCGTATTTCCGACTGCCGGCGTCATCAAGATTCCGACTGCGGTCCTGCGCTCCATGATCTCCAAGACCGGATTCGCCATCGCCCATGAAGAATCGCGCTACACCCTGAACGGCGCGCTCATGGTGCTGAAGAGCGAATCGATCACCATGGTCGCGACCGACGGACATCGCTTAGCCCACATCGAGCGTGCCGGAGAAAAATTCGACGGCGTCTCCGGTGAAATGAAAACGCTCATCCCGAAAAAGGCGATGGACGAACTCAAGACTCTGCTCGACTCCACCGACGCCGAGACCATCGATTTCGCGAAAGACGAATCAACCCTGTATTTCCGCGTGGGCCAGCGCCTGCTTACCTCGCGCCAGCTCACGGGACAATTCCCCAACTACGAAGCCGTCCTGCCGAAGGAAATCACCAAGTCCATCAGCGTGCCCGGCGCCGAACTCGGAGCCGCCATCTCCCGCGTCGCCCAGTTTGCCGACGAACGCTCCCATGCCGTCCGCCTGCGCCTGGAAAAAGATGAGCTGAAACTCTCGGCATCATCCACCGACTCCGGCGAGTCGGAGGATTCCATTGAAGTCGCCTACGCCGGCGACCCCGTGACCATCGGCTTCAACGCCCAATATCTGATCGACTTCATCAAGGCCACCGGCTCCACCGAAGTAAAACTGGAATTGAAAGACGCCCAGTCCGCCGGCCAGTTCCGCCCCGCCGAAGGCGACGACTACAAGTACCGCTACATCGTCATGCCGATGCGGATCTGA
- the mnmE gene encoding tRNA uridine-5-carboxymethylaminomethyl(34) synthesis GTPase MnmE: MNLDDTIVAIATPAGRGGIGVVRLAGPAARAIAEPMLRLKHPLEAGRAVFGELVEPERCGAGALARENAGRITTSAQTLSGGSVGEVKRGGQQGPHQHQQQRAGAPALQEQRIDEVVVTYFAKPHSYTTDDIVEISAHGSPVVLRHIVELCLAGGARLAEPGEFTMRAFLNGRLDLTQAEAVRDLIDSQTLFQAKVAAQQLEGSLSKRIKPIKHTLVGLIALLEAGIDFAEDDISIAPDATILDQIADVRRPLEGLAASFAYGQLVHEGLTLAIVGRPNVGKSSLFNRLVERERAIVTAQPGTTRDLVSETVAIGGIPVELVDTAGIRRALDEAESIGIRKSMEALADADLVLVVLDATQAVSEEDGELLKQVEGRAAIVVENKSDKGNSQFPISGSQLDRVRTSALTGDGIPELRAAILRRVGGDAGPQIESGFLTNVRHQKLVGDSLAALEAARNAVTARVPHEMMLLDLYSALRPLDEITGATTSDDILHLIFGTFCIGK; encoded by the coding sequence GTGAATCTCGACGACACAATCGTGGCGATTGCGACTCCTGCCGGGCGGGGCGGGATTGGTGTCGTCCGGCTGGCTGGTCCGGCGGCACGGGCGATTGCCGAGCCGATGCTGCGGTTGAAACATCCGCTGGAAGCGGGGCGGGCCGTATTTGGAGAATTGGTGGAACCGGAGAGATGTGGCGCGGGCGCCCTCGCCCGCGAAAATGCCGGCAGAATTACTACTTCCGCGCAGACTCTGAGTGGAGGCTCCGTTGGGGAGGTCAAGAGGGGCGGACAGCAAGGGCCACACCAACACCAACAGCAGCGGGCGGGGGCGCCCGCTCTACAAGAGCAACGGATCGATGAAGTGGTGGTTACTTACTTTGCGAAGCCGCACTCTTATACGACTGACGACATTGTTGAAATTTCAGCGCATGGGTCGCCGGTGGTGTTGCGGCATATTGTCGAGCTTTGCCTGGCTGGCGGGGCGCGATTGGCAGAGCCGGGCGAGTTCACGATGCGGGCATTTCTTAACGGGCGGCTGGACTTGACGCAGGCGGAGGCGGTCCGGGATCTGATTGATTCACAGACGCTGTTTCAGGCGAAAGTGGCGGCGCAGCAGCTGGAAGGATCGTTGTCAAAGCGCATCAAGCCGATCAAGCACACACTGGTCGGACTGATTGCGCTGCTCGAAGCGGGGATTGATTTCGCCGAGGACGATATTTCGATTGCGCCGGACGCGACCATCCTCGATCAGATTGCTGATGTGCGGCGGCCGCTGGAAGGACTGGCGGCGAGTTTTGCGTATGGACAGCTGGTGCATGAGGGGTTGACGCTGGCCATTGTGGGGCGTCCGAATGTAGGGAAGTCGAGTTTGTTCAACCGGCTGGTGGAGCGGGAACGCGCGATTGTTACGGCGCAACCGGGCACGACGCGCGACCTGGTGAGCGAGACGGTGGCAATCGGTGGAATTCCTGTGGAACTGGTGGATACGGCGGGAATCCGGCGGGCGCTGGATGAGGCGGAGAGTATCGGCATTCGCAAATCGATGGAAGCGCTGGCCGACGCAGACCTGGTGCTGGTGGTACTCGATGCGACGCAAGCGGTGTCCGAGGAAGATGGCGAGCTGTTGAAGCAGGTGGAGGGGCGGGCGGCAATCGTGGTGGAGAATAAATCGGACAAAGGCAATTCTCAGTTCCCAATTTCCGGTTCTCAGTTGGATCGCGTCCGGACTTCGGCGCTGACAGGCGATGGCATCCCAGAGCTACGCGCCGCAATCTTACGACGGGTAGGAGGAGATGCTGGTCCGCAGATTGAAAGCGGATTTCTTACCAATGTGCGGCATCAGAAACTGGTGGGCGATTCGCTGGCTGCGCTCGAAGCGGCTCGGAATGCGGTCACTGCCCGAGTGCCGCACGAAATGATGCTGCTCGATCTTTATAGTGCGCTGCGTCCGCTGGATGAGATCACCGGGGCGACGACTTCGGATGACATCCTGCATTTAATTTTTGGGACGTTTTGTATTGGGAAGTAA
- a CDS encoding M28 family peptidase: protein MPSLRFLVLLCVTGIAVAQEPFLSTTHWTAVRNESSGAAPYENLRYLTTLHRVPATTDFDQAAQFVLQKAREYGLADARSEQFPIDGTKTYGLMRSYLGWNVEAGTLWEESPQHLLLGDWKTDPIRLADYSHSADVTTALVDVGNGTHEEDYRDKDVRGKIVLADGVLARVQAMAVIARGAAGIVSDMPNQTTAWSGLDPTLVRWGHLDARQPSGFAFMVSRQTAQCLRTRLQAGEKITLKAEVKATVGPGHWTVVTATIPGSDPAAGEIVYSCHLDHERPGANDNGSGCVTILESARVLSRLIASGALPRPRRTLRFVWGPEVEGTMAFLATHPEIKQRLRANIHMDMVGGDYFRNKSVFHVTATPWSLPSFVTDVGATFLDTIRTAATDYAGSAASPEAAVVETRTSEQGTRNEFIADVTPYSAGSDHDDYDSSTIAAPSLYLRDWPDLYIHTDHDSLAQIDPTKLRRVALLGAASGYVYASVDASQLPKLLPFLTAASETRLARTFQDAQKLVDDPNLGVDAAWYEARNLINQSLHRENAALHSLVDLAGGTAGSEANNVKALATQATSFNDWIDARAKLRGAKGPAPTAAWLQSPDAHRIPARIGDFGPLTYQNDNVLLARLGKERYGKIKLLNSEATPLLNAQDQSDLYAYEIVNFVDGKRTAAEIRDAVSAEYGPLLLNLVTDYLEACAEAKVIQWK, encoded by the coding sequence ATGCCTAGCCTTCGCTTCCTCGTCCTGCTCTGCGTTACCGGAATCGCCGTCGCCCAGGAGCCATTCCTCTCCACCACACATTGGACCGCGGTTCGCAACGAGTCGAGCGGCGCCGCCCCTTACGAGAATCTTCGCTACCTGACCACCCTGCATCGCGTTCCGGCAACCACAGATTTCGATCAGGCCGCGCAATTCGTCCTGCAAAAAGCGCGCGAGTACGGACTCGCTGACGCCCGCAGTGAGCAGTTCCCCATCGACGGCACAAAAACTTACGGCCTCATGCGCTCCTATCTCGGCTGGAATGTGGAAGCCGGAACCTTGTGGGAGGAGAGCCCGCAGCATCTTCTACTTGGCGATTGGAAGACCGATCCGATTCGTCTCGCCGACTACAGCCACTCTGCCGACGTCACCACCGCCCTCGTCGATGTCGGCAACGGCACTCACGAAGAGGACTACCGCGATAAAGATGTGCGCGGCAAGATCGTTCTCGCCGATGGCGTACTCGCTCGCGTGCAGGCAATGGCTGTGATCGCCCGCGGAGCTGCGGGCATCGTCAGCGACATGCCCAATCAAACCACCGCCTGGTCCGGCCTCGATCCAACTCTCGTTCGCTGGGGACACCTCGACGCGCGTCAGCCTTCCGGCTTCGCGTTCATGGTCTCGCGCCAGACCGCGCAATGTCTGCGTACCCGATTGCAGGCCGGTGAAAAAATAACCCTGAAGGCCGAAGTGAAAGCCACGGTCGGCCCCGGCCACTGGACCGTCGTCACCGCCACCATCCCCGGCTCGGATCCCGCTGCCGGAGAAATCGTCTACAGCTGTCACCTCGACCACGAGCGTCCCGGCGCCAATGACAACGGCAGCGGATGCGTCACCATTCTCGAGTCCGCGCGCGTGTTGTCCCGCCTGATTGCATCCGGCGCTCTGCCGCGTCCACGCCGCACGCTGCGTTTCGTCTGGGGACCGGAAGTCGAAGGCACGATGGCCTTCCTCGCGACGCATCCTGAAATCAAGCAGCGCCTCCGCGCCAACATTCACATGGACATGGTGGGCGGCGACTATTTCCGCAACAAGTCTGTCTTTCACGTCACCGCCACGCCCTGGTCGCTGCCCAGTTTCGTGACCGACGTCGGCGCAACATTTCTCGACACGATCCGGACCGCCGCCACCGATTACGCCGGGAGTGCCGCGAGCCCTGAAGCCGCCGTTGTCGAAACTCGCACCAGCGAACAAGGCACGCGCAACGAATTCATCGCCGACGTCACGCCGTATTCCGCGGGCAGCGATCACGACGACTACGATTCCTCCACCATCGCCGCGCCTTCGCTCTATTTGCGCGACTGGCCTGACCTCTACATTCACACCGACCACGACAGCCTCGCGCAGATCGATCCCACAAAGCTGCGGCGTGTCGCTCTGTTGGGCGCAGCATCGGGCTACGTATACGCCAGCGTCGACGCCTCACAACTTCCGAAGCTGCTCCCGTTCCTCACCGCCGCTTCTGAAACTCGCCTCGCCCGAACTTTTCAAGACGCCCAGAAGCTTGTCGATGACCCCAATCTCGGAGTCGACGCCGCATGGTACGAAGCACGCAACCTCATCAACCAGTCACTCCACCGTGAGAATGCCGCGCTGCATTCACTAGTCGATCTCGCGGGCGGAACTGCTGGCTCTGAAGCAAACAACGTCAAAGCTCTCGCGACGCAAGCAACATCATTCAACGATTGGATCGACGCTCGAGCGAAACTTCGCGGAGCCAAGGGACCAGCACCCACCGCCGCCTGGCTTCAATCACCTGACGCACATCGCATCCCCGCGCGCATCGGAGACTTCGGACCTCTCACCTATCAGAACGACAACGTCCTCCTCGCGCGTCTCGGCAAAGAACGCTATGGGAAGATCAAACTCCTCAACAGCGAAGCCACTCCTTTACTGAACGCACAAGACCAGTCCGACCTCTACGCCTATGAGATCGTAAATTTCGTGGATGGCAAGCGAACCGCTGCAGAAATCCGCGACGCCGTCTCTGCCGAATATGGGCCTTTGCTTCTGAACCTCGTGACGGACTACCTGGAAGCATGCGCCGAAGCCAAAGTGATCCAATGGAAGTGA
- the rnpA gene encoding ribonuclease P protein component: protein MSTDAPNRSGEQRVQPAESSAGAAFPRTARLLKHADFERVYKQGRRHFSSHMTVFYLRQTEGDARTGFTVGRVLGGAVQRNRIKRRMRDAVRQRRTILQGPVDIVINPKKSVLKVEFPILLEEVTRAFELIARKLAENTAAQKKTVEN, encoded by the coding sequence GTGAGCACCGACGCTCCGAACCGGAGTGGAGAGCAACGTGTCCAGCCAGCCGAAAGCAGTGCCGGGGCAGCATTCCCCCGCACCGCCCGGTTGCTGAAACACGCCGACTTCGAACGCGTCTACAAGCAGGGTCGCCGTCATTTTTCCTCCCACATGACCGTCTTTTACTTGCGGCAAACGGAGGGTGATGCGCGTACCGGATTCACCGTCGGTCGCGTTCTCGGAGGCGCCGTGCAGCGCAATCGCATCAAGCGCCGCATGCGTGACGCCGTCCGGCAACGGCGGACGATTCTCCAGGGCCCAGTCGACATCGTCATCAACCCGAAGAAGTCGGTATTGAAAGTCGAGTTCCCGATCCTGCTCGAGGAAGTGACCCGAGCGTTCGAATTGATTGCCCGCAAGCTGGCTGAGAACACGGCAGCCCAAAAGAAGACAGTCGAGAACTAG
- the rpmH gene encoding 50S ribosomal protein L34 — translation MPKRTFQPNRRKRVKVHGFRTRMKTKSGAAVLSRRRAKGRKRVAVKAGFRE, via the coding sequence ATGCCGAAACGTACATTTCAACCCAACCGACGCAAGCGCGTAAAGGTACACGGGTTCCGCACCCGTATGAAGACCAAGAGCGGAGCCGCTGTCCTGTCGCGTCGCCGGGCCAAGGGACGCAAACGCGTCGCCGTGAAAGCGGGTTTCCGCGAGTAG
- the yidC gene encoding membrane protein insertase YidC, which translates to MADFQNPQQEPGNERRLLIVFALTFLVIMLFQPLLKKYAPQPPEPKPEATQPQTVQTSPAQTPSTTGAAASASSGSAKPAATPVKQASGESETVIENDLYRIVFTNRGGMVKSWVLKDYKDKPEGGPLELVNKVAADKYGYPLSLWLYDGGLRDKVNSALFVQSQTQPILLGEESAKISVDAKGLQQASHAISAPAEISFDFSDGDIAVHKTFKFDHSYVVDVQTSVTQKGAVVSAFPMWPEGFGDQNTGANYAASQIAYQYNGKVERLATGWSLFPAIKIIGGNTVPGPFQWAAVSDQYFAAVFLPQDPQNAALVTLRSPLEIPHNPSDPSNKQIDKVDVFGTAVGSLKGATSARLYVGPKALQVLEKVPAPGITGADPDLRSIVDFGWLGLIARPLFLWLKWTHDHIIGNWGWAIVLQTLIINLALLPLRLSQMKSMLKMQRIAPQIKAIQEKYKKYTLRDPRKAEMNTEVAALYKKEGVNPAGGCLPLLIQMPFLFAYYRMLGVAIDLRHAPWGWVHDLSAPDPHYILPIAIVVTMFFMQRITPQAGMDPAQQKMMNFFMPVMLGYISLNLAAGLCLYWSMGNLISMVQQSVMNRTELGREMREMMEKRARKKEK; encoded by the coding sequence TTGGCCGACTTTCAAAATCCGCAGCAGGAACCCGGAAACGAACGCAGACTTCTCATCGTCTTTGCGCTGACCTTCCTGGTCATCATGCTGTTCCAGCCGCTCCTGAAAAAATACGCGCCGCAACCGCCTGAGCCCAAGCCGGAAGCGACCCAGCCGCAGACGGTACAGACTTCGCCGGCTCAAACTCCATCAACGACCGGAGCCGCAGCCTCAGCATCCTCGGGTAGCGCGAAACCGGCAGCTACGCCGGTCAAGCAAGCCTCCGGTGAATCCGAAACCGTCATTGAGAACGACCTCTACCGCATTGTCTTCACCAATCGCGGCGGCATGGTTAAGTCCTGGGTCCTGAAAGATTACAAGGACAAACCCGAGGGTGGACCGCTCGAACTCGTCAACAAAGTGGCCGCCGATAAGTATGGCTACCCACTTTCGTTGTGGCTCTACGACGGGGGACTGCGCGACAAGGTGAACTCTGCCCTGTTTGTCCAATCTCAAACCCAACCCATTCTGCTCGGCGAGGAGTCCGCAAAGATTAGTGTTGATGCCAAAGGGCTTCAACAGGCCAGTCATGCCATTAGCGCTCCCGCGGAGATCAGCTTCGACTTTTCTGACGGCGACATCGCCGTCCACAAGACATTCAAGTTCGATCACAGCTATGTCGTCGACGTGCAGACCTCCGTCACCCAGAAGGGCGCGGTCGTCTCCGCGTTCCCCATGTGGCCAGAAGGATTCGGCGATCAAAATACCGGCGCCAACTATGCCGCCAGCCAGATTGCCTATCAGTACAACGGCAAAGTAGAACGGCTGGCCACCGGATGGTCCCTGTTCCCGGCGATCAAGATCATCGGCGGCAACACCGTTCCCGGACCGTTTCAGTGGGCCGCCGTCTCCGATCAGTACTTCGCCGCTGTCTTCCTTCCGCAGGATCCCCAGAACGCGGCACTAGTGACTCTCCGCAGTCCGCTCGAGATTCCTCACAATCCCTCTGACCCCAGCAACAAGCAGATAGATAAAGTGGACGTATTCGGAACCGCAGTCGGTAGCCTGAAAGGCGCAACCTCCGCCCGGCTCTATGTCGGCCCGAAAGCACTGCAGGTTCTGGAAAAAGTTCCCGCACCCGGAATTACTGGTGCCGACCCGGACCTGCGCTCCATCGTCGATTTCGGCTGGCTCGGTCTGATCGCGCGCCCTCTTTTCCTTTGGCTCAAGTGGACGCACGACCACATCATCGGCAACTGGGGATGGGCGATCGTTCTGCAAACGCTCATCATCAACCTGGCTCTGCTGCCGCTTCGTCTCTCGCAGATGAAGTCGATGCTCAAGATGCAGCGCATCGCGCCGCAGATCAAAGCGATCCAGGAAAAATACAAGAAGTACACCCTGCGCGATCCGCGCAAAGCAGAGATGAACACGGAAGTCGCCGCCCTCTACAAGAAAGAAGGCGTCAACCCCGCCGGCGGATGCTTGCCCCTGCTCATCCAGATGCCTTTCCTGTTTGCCTACTACCGCATGCTGGGTGTCGCCATCGACCTCCGCCACGCGCCCTGGGGATGGGTCCACGACTTGTCCGCGCCCGACCCGCACTATATTCTGCCGATCGCCATTGTTGTGACCATGTTCTTCATGCAGCGCATCACGCCGCAAGCCGGCATGGATCCCGCGCAGCAGAAGATGATGAATTTCTTCATGCCCGTGATGCTCGGCTACATCAGCTTGAACCTGGCCGCCGGGCTCTGCCTGTATTGGTCGATGGGCAACCTGATCAGCATGGTGCAGCAGTCCGTAATGAACCGCACCGAACTCGGCCGGGAAATGCGCGAGATGATGGAGAAGCGCGCGAGAAAGAAAGAGAAATAA
- the bla gene encoding subclass B3 metallo-beta-lactamase: MRRNFLIVFYLLIASYFAVDGAFAQPSPDWTEPFPPFRIAGNLYYVGSKGLANYLVTTPQGNILINSDLEANVPLIQASIEKLGFKFQDTKILVISHAHWDHDAGSALLKEKTGATYMVMDADVPVVESGGKSDFAYGNVAANLYRPAKVDRILHDGDEVRLGDTVLVAHLTPGHTKGCTTWTMKVMENKKTYDVVIVGSPNVNTGYKLIDNAAYPQIAADYERSFRVLKSLPADIFLGAHGAYFGLEEKYPLLKEGHANPFVDPTGYKRFVTEKEKDFQTELARQKLAAK; the protein is encoded by the coding sequence ATGCGGCGAAATTTCCTGATCGTTTTTTACTTGTTGATCGCGTCCTACTTTGCAGTCGATGGTGCCTTTGCCCAGCCTAGTCCCGATTGGACCGAGCCGTTCCCGCCCTTTCGCATCGCCGGAAACCTGTACTACGTAGGCAGCAAGGGCCTCGCGAACTATCTCGTCACGACTCCGCAGGGAAACATTCTCATCAACAGCGATCTCGAAGCCAATGTTCCCCTGATCCAGGCGAGCATCGAAAAACTCGGCTTCAAATTCCAGGACACAAAGATTCTGGTCATCAGTCACGCCCACTGGGACCACGATGCGGGCAGCGCGCTGCTCAAAGAGAAGACTGGCGCCACGTACATGGTGATGGACGCCGATGTGCCCGTCGTCGAGTCCGGCGGCAAATCTGACTTCGCCTATGGCAACGTTGCTGCCAACCTCTACCGTCCCGCCAAGGTCGATCGCATACTCCACGACGGCGACGAAGTTCGGTTGGGCGATACCGTTCTCGTTGCCCACCTCACGCCCGGACACACCAAGGGCTGCACGACCTGGACGATGAAAGTGATGGAAAACAAAAAGACCTATGACGTGGTGATTGTCGGAAGCCCCAACGTGAATACCGGCTACAAGCTCATCGACAACGCGGCCTACCCGCAGATCGCCGCCGATTACGAACGCTCGTTTCGAGTTTTGAAATCCCTGCCAGCCGATATCTTTCTCGGCGCCCACGGCGCCTACTTCGGACTGGAAGAAAAATATCCTCTCCTGAAAGAAGGACACGCCAATCCCTTTGTCGATCCCACAGGCTACAAGCGCTTCGTTACTGAAAAAGAAAAAGACTTTCAGACAGAATTAGCCCGGCAAAAACTAGCTGCGAAGTAG